The genomic window TACCTGTTCTCGAATACACAGTCTTTTGAAGACGCTATCTTAGAGCGCATTTCATTTGGAGGCGGAGCCATTAACGACACCATCACGCAGATGGGCAACCATCACCTTAGCTTTGGTGGAGTAGGTGCGAGTGGCTTTGGGTCCTACCATGGCAAAGCGAGTTTTGATACTTTCTCTCACCAAAAAAGCGTGATGAAGAAACCTTTTTGGCCCGATGTGCCCCTGCGTTACGCACCCTATGATGGTAAACTTGGAATCGTAAAAAAAATATTGAAATAAGATATGTCTCAGACCTTTCGTGCCCTTTGGGTTCAAGAAAATGACGATCAAAGCTATAAACAGAGCATCCAAGACATCCCTTTGGAGCAGTTGCCCAACCATGAGGTGCTCATCCAAGTCCATTACTCATCCCTGAATTACAAAGACGGTCTTTCTGCTTCTGGGAATAAAGGAGTGACTCGTTCATACCCCTTCATCCCTGGCATCGACGCCTCGGGCGTGGTGATGGAAGACTCTTCAGGAAACTTCCAACAAGGAGACCAAGTACTTGTTACCGGCTACGACTTAGGAATGAACACCTTTGGTGGTTTTGGGGAATACATTCGAGTACCCGCTTCATGGGTAGTGCCTTTACCTGAGCCGTTGAACCTAGAACAAGCTATGGTGGTGGGAACTGCGGGTTACACAGCCGCTTACGGTGTACTCCGTTTAGAACGAGAACTAGTTACGCCCAACAGTGGACCTGTACTTGTAACGGGAGCAACGGGAGGTGTAGGAAGTATGGCGGTTTATTTCTTAGCTCAAAAAGGATTTGAGGTGATTGCCGCTACTGGAAAGCTAGAACAATCTGACTTACTGAAACAGTTAGGGGCGCATAAAGTGATTCACAGAGACGAAGTATATCCCGAAAAACAAAAACTGTTGAACACGGGTCTTTATGCCGGAGCTATTGAAACGGTTGGAGGGAAGATGTTGGAAGCGCTAATTCCTCAAATGATGCCTGATGGGGCTATTGCCTGTTGTGGGAACATCTTAGGACATGAACTACACTCGAATGTGTATCCATTCATCTTACGAGGGTTGAGTTTGTTAGGCATCGATTCGGGCATCACAAAAATGCCATTGCGACTTACTTTATGGGATCGAATTGCCGAATCCGCATCGGGTTTCCCGAACAAGGCTGTACGTCTCGTTTCCTTAGAGCAAATGCCTGACGAAATAGACCGCATCCTGAATGGTAAGCAAATAGGACGCGTAGTGTTAAAACACGAGTTTTAAGAATAGCTACATTAACGAGCGCCCTTAGGCTGCATAAGTCGTTAATTCATCCGCTACTCTCGAGGCCTCGCTCATTGCAATGCGTAGTTGCTCTAGATTAATGGGCTTGCATAATATTTCTAAGTTATCAAGCCCCTCCGAGTCTTCCACAAGGTCAACACTGCTGTACCCAGATAATAATAATACAGGAGTATTGATGTTTTTACGCCTCATGTGAGCCACAACATCCAATCCGTTCATATCACGCATCAGGTTTTGGTCGCTCACTACCACATCGGGTTTAAGTTCTTCGATTTTCTTTAAGCCGTCTTCACCGCTAATTGCAGTACCAAGCACTTTATAACCCAGACTTGTTAACATGCGCTCTTCCACAACCGAGAGTAGCATATCGTCTTCTAATAAAACTACCGTTTTCATAATTCAAAAAATTAATGGTTAATCACTCCGCCCTTCCAGAGGTCTCTGAGGTTATCGGTCGAATATTAAAATTTCTTAATCTTTTTTTAAAACTTTTCGTTCACTTTTTTTGAAGCATTTAAAAACAAGAGGATAGGCGGGGCAGAAAATGGGTGCGAAATCATATCTTCATACTAATCAATGGGGGTTACAAGCTAAACATCAGTAGCTCCAGCTTCGCTAATAGCGAGGTAATTTCATTCATTTACCCATCTCCCCAACCAAGACGTCATCCTGAACAGCGGAACGCCAGCTGGCGGACAGGATCTTAAATTGGCTATTGTTGCGAGAAAGGAGACCTTTGGAGCGAAGAGAAAGAATAAGTGATATTTATATATGCCTTAAAGTGATGACACTTTTGGCTTGGCCTCCCGTTCTGCAACGGGACAGGCGCCAGTGCCCAAAAAGTCAATAAGATTCCAAACTCCTCCCATCGGATACTGGATTCAGCGTTGATATAAATGGATACCGATGGTTCGTCAGACAGGGAATCTTAGGTTATTCTTTCCTTTGCGAGGTATGTTGGAACAGTTCGGCGACTCCTGCTCAATTCCAACGCCGGAGATAGTTGGAGGTGTTTAGTTATTTCACGGGCACATACCTACATCTTTAGATATCTCCCTTCGGTCGATATGACAAAGAAATAGAAACCACCTGTTTTGTCACTTCGAGTGAACACGAGAAGTCTAGAGATCGAAAACAACGCAGCTACTTAACTTATAAATCTGACCAAACAAAATAGCTGTCATCTACAATCCTGAGTAGGAAAGGATGTGATGAGGTTGAAGGGTGCTAACACGAAGGATCTCAAATGAACGCACTGCCCAAAGCTAGTTCAGGGTTTGAGACCCTTCGCAACCGATTGCCCTCGTTCCCAACGTCCTCGTTGGAAATGCCTTCTAGAAGCTCCAGCTTCACTAATAGCGAGGCACCCCTACCCAAACACCCACCAACATCGTCATCCTAAGCGGAGCGAAGGATCTTAGGGGATAGGAGTTTGAGAATTTTATCCGCTGAAGTGATTTATACCAAGGGTCATGGGATTGTTGTTCACAGCATTAAATAGATTGTCAACCTCGTGCTATTATCCCGCAAGATCCTTCTCCACCTGTCGGCGGAGCAGGATGACCCATTAATTTTAGGTGGAATCATGTAATAAACTGTGTCGCTTCGAGAGTAAGTGCTATATCAAAGACCATCTACTGGGCTTTTTATATAGCTGCCTCCTTTATTCATTACATGAGTATATATCATCGTTGTTTTTAAATTTTTGTGGCCTAAAAGCTCTTGAACTGTGCGGATATCGTATCCACTTTGTAGTAAATGTGTAGCAAATGAATGTCGAAATGTATGTGCAGAAACTTTTTTATTTAAACCTGCTTTTTCTGCTGCTTTTTTAATCTGTCTGTTTATGATTGAGGCTGAAATATGGTAACGGTGTAACTTTTTTGACCTTGGGTCTTTTGCTAAACTTTTTGATGGGAATACATATTGCCATCTTAGTTGACCACTTTCCCCAGGGTATTTTTGCTCTAAGGCATAAGGGAGTAAGGTTTTTCCCATGCCATTTTTTAAATCTAATTGATGTAATAGCGTCACTTTTTGTATTTGTTTCTTTAAACCTGACACACAAATTTGTGGAAGTAGAGTGACGCGATCTCTATTTCCTTTACCTGATCTTACCCAAATCTGATTGTAGTCAAAGTCGATATCTTGAACACGTAATCTTAAGCACTCTGATATACGTAAGCCAGAACCATATAATATATTACAGATCAATTGGTGGGATTGAGTAATGTGTTGTAATACTGCTCTTACTTCTGAAGTAGAAAGAACTACAGGTAAAGTTAATGCGGGTTTAGCTCTTGTCAGCTCATCTAATAATAATTCTGAATGCTTTAAAACCTGTTTATATAAAAAAACCAAAGCGGAAAGCGCCTGATTTTGGGTAGAAGAGGCTACATTCTTTTGATTTGCTAAATAGTTTAAAAATTCTTCAACGTTTTTGTTAGAAAGATCATTGGGGTGGCGTGTACCATGAAAACGAATAAAACGGACGATCCATGAAATGTAACTTTGTTCTGTTCTATAGCTATAGTTACGGCGTCGAATTTCTTGGCGCACCTTATTTAATAGAATAGACTTACTCATTAGTACTTGGTTTAAATGATTAAATTAGTACCTTAGTAAGTACGGTGAGTGAGTTAATCCTTACAAAGTTTTTGGATTTATTCGTGCATTTGTGTTTTTGTTTTAGTTCTGAATACATCCAAACAAACTTATTTAAGTGATATTAGAAAGGTATTTTGGATGTATTCGTGCAAAACCCAAATACGCACCGTGTCGATAATATTATGTTATGCTACTTAACTAAAAATAAATGCTAAAACTCATACTTGGTTTAATTGCCACAATTATCGGGGTAGCTATTATTTTAAAAACCTATATGAACTGGCGAAAACACAATTCCGGTTTTAGAGAATCAAAAAAAGCTAGTCCAACTAGTGATCACAGTTTTGTAGGTTTAGAGCGTGGTTATATTTTTGGTGCTTTTTTATTGATTTCTGGCCTTTATTTTGTTGTTGGTTTCTTTCAGTAAACACACTCAGTAGCATAACAAGCGCATCAATGGGACGCTGCCCGAATCCTTCCTTCTGCTCTTGCAGTTAAGTAATTATTTCTGCTACTTCTGGTTAAACCAATCCGCAGCGCCCATTATGCGCTGGGTCGTTATGTGGCTTTAAAACTGATGAAAATTTGGCTAAAAATAGCATCGTTGATTGGAGCAGCTTTAGTTGGTGGTCTTGCTGTATTTTTATTAATCGTCACATATTTAAACTTCGCTCTTCTTCTGCTATTTGACGGGAATGAATTTTTGGTTCAATTTTTTAATCTATTCATTTTCTTTTTAGTCACATTTTTAGTTTTCAAAAAATTAGATAAACTCCTTCAACAAAAATTTTCTACTAATCAAAACAAATCAGCCACATAACAAGCGTTTCAAGCGGACTCGGACTGTGGTCGGGACTTTAATAAATTAAACCAGACTCGCCGCTTAAACGCGGGGTCGTTATACAACCTTGATCTATGAATAAATATCAGGTCATGCTTAGAGGTGAAAACTTCTTACTCGATTTTGTTGATAAGGAAAAAAAGTGTGGTTTCTTTACCACCATTTGGGTTGAGGCGAAAGATTATGAAGAAGCTGAGCTAAATGCAGTTGCTAAAGTAAAAGTAGAAAAAGATTTAAGAACAGGGCTTCTTAATAAACCTGAAGATTCACCAATGATTTATTTAGAAAAAATTCGTCAATTAGAATCAGGAGAAAAGTTACAAGAAAATGGTGGTAGAACCTTTTTTATTGAAACTGACGATAAAG from Balneola vulgaris DSM 17893 includes these protein-coding regions:
- a CDS encoding integron integrase, which codes for MSKSILLNKVRQEIRRRNYSYRTEQSYISWIVRFIRFHGTRHPNDLSNKNVEEFLNYLANQKNVASSTQNQALSALVFLYKQVLKHSELLLDELTRAKPALTLPVVLSTSEVRAVLQHITQSHQLICNILYGSGLRISECLRLRVQDIDFDYNQIWVRSGKGNRDRVTLLPQICVSGLKKQIQKVTLLHQLDLKNGMGKTLLPYALEQKYPGESGQLRWQYVFPSKSLAKDPRSKKLHRYHISASIINRQIKKAAEKAGLNKKVSAHTFRHSFATHLLQSGYDIRTVQELLGHKNLKTTMIYTHVMNKGGSYIKSPVDGL
- a CDS encoding YhdH/YhfP family quinone oxidoreductase, whose protein sequence is MSQTFRALWVQENDDQSYKQSIQDIPLEQLPNHEVLIQVHYSSLNYKDGLSASGNKGVTRSYPFIPGIDASGVVMEDSSGNFQQGDQVLVTGYDLGMNTFGGFGEYIRVPASWVVPLPEPLNLEQAMVVGTAGYTAAYGVLRLERELVTPNSGPVLVTGATGGVGSMAVYFLAQKGFEVIAATGKLEQSDLLKQLGAHKVIHRDEVYPEKQKLLNTGLYAGAIETVGGKMLEALIPQMMPDGAIACCGNILGHELHSNVYPFILRGLSLLGIDSGITKMPLRLTLWDRIAESASGFPNKAVRLVSLEQMPDEIDRILNGKQIGRVVLKHEF
- a CDS encoding response regulator, which encodes MKTVVLLEDDMLLSVVEERMLTSLGYKVLGTAISGEDGLKKIEELKPDVVVSDQNLMRDMNGLDVVAHMRRKNINTPVLLLSGYSSVDLVEDSEGLDNLEILCKPINLEQLRIAMSEASRVADELTTYAA